A genomic segment from Saimiri boliviensis isolate mSaiBol1 chromosome 14, mSaiBol1.pri, whole genome shotgun sequence encodes:
- the ADGRL1 gene encoding adhesion G protein-coupled receptor L1 isoform X5: MARLAAVLWNLCVTAVLVTSATQGLSRAGLPFGLMRRELACEGYPIELRCPGSDVIMVENANYGRTDDKICDADPFQMENVQCYLPDAFKIMSQRCNNRTQCVVVAGSDAFPDPCPGTYKYLEVQYDCVPYKVEQKVFVCPGTLQKVLEPTSTHESEHQSGAWCKDPLQAGDRIYVMPWIPYRTDTLTEYASWEDYVAARHTTTYRLPNRVDGTGFVVYDGAVFYNKERTRNIVKYDLRTRIKSGETVINTANYHDTSPYRWGGKTDIDLAVDENGLWVIYATEGNNGRLVVSQLNPYTLRFEGTWETGYDKRSASNAFMVCGVLYVLRSVYVDDDSEAAGNRVDYAFNTNANREEPVSLAFPNPYQFISSVDYNPRDNQLYVWNNYFVVRYSLEFGPPDPSAGPATSPPLSTTTTARPTPLTSTASPAATTPLRRAPLTTHPVGAINQLGPDLPPATAPAPSTRRPPAPNLHVSPELFCEPREVRRVQWPATQQGMLVERPCPKGTRGIASFQCLPALGLWNPRGPDLSNCTSPWVNQVAQKIKSGENAANIASELARHTRGSIYAGDVSSSVKLMEQLLDILDAQLQALRPIERESAGKNYNKMHKRERTCKDYIKAVVETVDNLLRPEALESWKDMNATEQVHTATMLLDVLEEGAFLLADNVREPARFLAAKENVVLEVTVLNTEGQVQELVFPQEEYPRKNSIQLSAKTIKQNSRNGVVKVVFILYNNLGLFLSTENATVKLAGEAGPGGPGGASLVVNSQVIAASINKESSRVFLMDPVIFTVAHLEDKNHFNANCSFWNYSERSMLGYWSTQGCRLVESNKTHTTCACSHLTNFAVLMAHREIYQGRINELLLSVITWVGIVISLVCLAICISTFCFLRGLQTDRNTIHKNLCINLFLAELLFLVGIDKTQYEIACPIFAGLLHYFFLAAFSWLCLEGVHLYLLLVEVFESEYSRTKYYYLGGYCFPALVVGIAAAIDYRSYGTEKACWLRVDNYFIWSFIGPVSFVIVVNLVFLMVTLHKMIRSSSVLKPDSSRLDNIKSWALGAIALLFLLGLTWAFGLLFINKESVVMAYLFTTFNAFQGVFIFVFHCALQKKVHKEYSKCLRHSYCCIRSPPGGTHGSLKTSAMRSNTRYYTGTQSRIRRMWNDTVRKQTESSFMAGDINSTPTLNRGTMGNHLLTNPVLQPRGGTSPYNTLIAESVGFNPSSPPVFNSPGSYREPKHPLGGREACGMDTLPLNGNFNNSYSLRSGDFPPGDGGPEPPRGRNLADAAAFEKMIISELVHNNLRGSSSAAKGPPPPEPPVPPGPGGGGEEEAGGPGGADRAEIELLYKALEEPLLLPRAQSVLYQSDLDESESCTAEDGAASRPLSSPPGRDSLYASGANLRDSPSYPDSSPEGPSEALPPPPPAPPGPPEIYYTSRPPALVARNPLQGYYQVRRPSHEGYLAAPGLEGPGPDGDGQMQLVTSL; the protein is encoded by the exons CCCTACA AAGTGGAGCAGAAAG TCTTCGTGTGCCCAGGGACCCTGCAGAAGGTGCTCGAGCCTACCTCGACACACGAGTCAGAGCACCAGTCTGGCGCGTGGTGCAAGGACCCACTGCAGGCTGGTGACCGCATCTACGTGATGCCCTGGATCCCCTACCGCACGGACACGCTGACTGAGTACGCCTCATGGGAGGACTATGTGGCCGCCCGCCACACCACCACCTATCGCCTGCCCAACCGTGTGGATGGCACAGGCTTCGTGGTCTATGACGGCGCCGTCTTCTACAACAAGGAGCGCACGCGCAACATCGTCAAATACGATCTGCGGACGCGCATCAAGAGCGGGGAGACAGTCATCAATACCGCCAACTACCATGACACCTCGCCCTACCGCTGGGGTGGCAAGACCGACATCGACCTGGCGGTAGACGAGAATGGGCTGTGGGTCATCTATGCGACCGAGGGCAACAATGGGCGGCTGGTGGTGAGCCAACTGAACCCCTACACGCTGCGCTTCGAGGGCACGTGGGAGACGGGTTACGACAAGCGCTCTGCGTCCAACGCCTTCATGGTGTGTGGGGTCCTCTACGTGCTGCGCTCCGTGTACGTGGACGACGACAGTGAGGCGGCCGGCAACCGGGTGGACTATGCCTTCAACACCAATGCCAACCGCGAGGAGCCTGTCAGCCTTGCCTTCCCCAACCCCTACCAGTTCATCTCCTCCGTTGACTACAACCCTCGAGACAACCAGCTGTATGTCTGGAACAACTATTTCGTGGTGCGCTATAGCCTGGAGTTCGGGCCACCCGACCCCAGTGCTG gcccagccaCTTCCCCGCCCCTCAGCACGACCACCACAGCCAGGCCCACGCCCCTCACCAGCACAGCCTCGCCTGCAGCCACCACCCCACTCCGCCGGGCGCCCCTCACCACGCACCCAGTGGGTGCCATCAACCAGCTGGGACCTGATCTGCCTCCAGCCACAGCTCCAGCACCCAGCACCCGGCGACCCCCAGCCCCGAATCTGCACGTGTCCCCTGAGCTCTTCTGCGAGCCCCGAGAGGTACGGCGGGTCCAGTGGCCGGCCACCCAGCAGGGTATGCTGGTGGAAAGGCCCTGCCCCAAGGGGACTCGAG GAATTGCCTCCTTCCAGTGTCTACCAGCCTTGGGGCTCTGGAACCCCCGGGGCCCTGACCTCAGCAACTGCACCTCCCCCTGGGTCAACCAGGTGGCCCAGAAG ATCAAGAGTGGAGAGAATGCGGCCAACATTGCCAGTGAGCTGGCCAGACACACCCGGGGCTCCATCTACGCAGGGGACGTCTCCTCCTCCGTGAAGCTGATGGAGCAGCTGCTGGACATACTGGACGCCCAGCTGCAGGCCCTTCGGCCCATCGAGCGCGAGTCAGCTGGCAAGAACTACAacaag ATGCACAAGCGAGAGAGAACTTGCAAGGATTATATCAAG GCCGTGGTGGAGACAGTGGACAATCTGCTCCGGCCAGAAGCTCTGGAGTCCTGGAAGGACATGAATGCAACAGAGCAGGTGCACACAGCCACCATGCTCCTGGATGTCCTGGAGGAGGGTGCTTTTCTACTGGCTGACAACGTCAGGGAGCCTGCCCGCTTTCTGGCTGCCAAGGAGAACGTGG TCCTGGAGGTCACAGTCCTGAACACAGAGGGCCAGGTGCAGGAGCTGGTGTTCCCCCAGGAGGAGTACCCGAGAAAGAACTCCATCCAGCTGTCTGCCAAAACCATCAAGCAGAACAGCCGCAATG GGGTGGTCAAAGTTGTCTTCATCCTCTATAACAACCTGGGTCTCTTCCTGTCCACGGAGAATGCTACGGTGAAGCTGGCTGGGGAAGCAGGCCCGGGTGGCCCCGGGGGTGCCTCTCTGGTGGTGAACTCACAGGTCATCGCAGCTTCCATCAACAAGGAGTCCAGCCGCGTATTCCTCATGGACCCTGTCATCTTCACCGTGGCCCACCTGGAG GACAAGAACCACTTCAATGCTAACTGCTCCTTCTGGAACTACTCGGAGCGTTCCATGCTGGGCTACTGGTCGACCCAGGGCTGCCGCCTGGTGGAGTCCAACAAGACCCATACCACGTGTGCCTGCAGCCACCTCACCAACTTCGCCGTGCTCATGGCTCACCGTGAGATC TACCAGGGCCGCATCAACGAGCTGCTGCTGTCAGTCATCACCTGGGTGGGCATCGTGATCTCCCTGGTCTGCCTGGCCATCTGCATTTCTACCTTCTGCTTCCTGCGGGGGCTGCAGACCGACCGCAATACCATCCACAAGAACCTGTGCATCAACCTCTTCCTGGCTGAGCTACTCTTCCTGGTTGGGATTGATAAGACTCAGTATGAG ATCGCCTGCCCCATCTTCGCCGGCCTGCTGCACTACTTCTTCCTGGCTGCCTTCTCCTGGCTGTGCCTGGAGGGTGTGCACCTCTACCTGCTGCTGGTGGAGGTGTTTGAGAGCGAGTATTCCCGCACCAAGTACTACTACCTGGGCGGCTACTGCTTCCCAGCCCTGGTGGTGGGCATCGCGGCTGCCATTGACTACCGCAGCTATGGCACCGAGAAGGC CTGCTGGCTCCGAGTGGACAATTACTTCATCTGGAGTTTCATTGGGCCTGTCTCCTTCGTTATTGTG GTCAACCTGGTGTTCCTCATGGTGACCCTGCACAAGATGATCCGAAGCTCATCTGTGCTGAAGCCTGACTCCAGCCGCCTGGACAACATTAA ATCCTGGGCGCTGGGGGCCATCGCGCTGCTATTCCTGCTGGGTCTCACCTGGGCTTTCGGCCTCCTCTTTATCAATAAGGAGTCGGTGGTCATGGCCTATCTCTTCACCACCTTCAACGCCTTCCAAGGGGTCTTCATCTTCGTCTTTCACTGCGCCTTACAGAAGAAG GTGCACAAGGAGTACAGCAAGTGCCTGCGTCACTCCTACTGCTGCATCCGCTCCCCACCCGGGGGCACTCATGGGTCCCTCAAGACCTCAGCCATGCGAAGCAACACCCGCTACTACACAGGGACCCAG AGCCGAATTCGGAGGATGTGGAACGACACTGTGAGGAAACAGACAGAGTCCTCCTTCATGGCGGGTGACATCAACAGCACCCCCACCCTGAACCGAG GTACCATGGGGAACCACCTGCTGACCAACCCTGTGCTGCAGCCCCGTGGGGGCACCAGCCCCTACAACACCCTCATCGCCGAGTCGGTGGGCTTCAATCCCTCCTCGCCCCCTGTCTTCAACTCCCCAG GGAGCTACCGGGAACCCA AGcaccctttgggaggccgggaaGCCTGTGGCATGGACACCCTGCCCCTGAACGGCAACTTCAACAACAGTTACTCCTTGCGAAGCGGGGATTTCCCTCCTGGGGATGGGGGCCCCGAGCCGCCCCGAGGCCGGAACCTGGCCGACGCCGCGGCCTTCGAGAAGATGATCATCTCAGAGCTGGTGCACAACAACCTGCGGGGGAGCAGCAGTGCGGCCAAGGGCCCTCCACCACCTGAGCCCCCTGTGCCGCCTGGACCAGGGGGCGGAGGCGAGGAAGAGGCAGGCGGGCCCGGGGGTGCTGACCGGGCAGAGATTGAACTTCTCTATAAGGCCCTGGAGGAGCCTCTGCTGCTGCCCCGGGCCCAGTCGGTGCTGTACCAGAGTGATCTGGACGAGTCGGAGAGCTGCACGGCTGAGGACGGCGCTGCCAGCcggcccctctcctcccctccggGCCGGGACTCCCTCTATGCCAGCGGGGCCAACTTGCGGGACTCACCCTCCTACCCGGACAGCAGCCCCGAGGGGCCCAGTgaggccctgcccccaccccctcccgcACCCCCTGGCCCCCCTGAAATCTACTACACCTCGCGCCCGCCAGCCCTGGTGGCCCGGAATCCCTTGCAGGGCTATTACCAGGTACGGCGGCCTAGCCACGAGGGCTACCTGGCAGCCCCAGGCCTTGAGGGGCCAGGGCCCGATGGGGATGGGCAGATGCAGCTGGTCACCAGTCTCTGA
- the ADGRL1 gene encoding adhesion G protein-coupled receptor L1 isoform X1: protein MARLAAVLWNLCVTAVLVTSATQGLSRAGLPFGLMRRELACEGYPIELRCPGSDVIMVENANYGRTDDKICDADPFQMENVQCYLPDAFKIMSQRCNNRTQCVVVAGSDAFPDPCPGTYKYLEVQYDCVPYIEVEQKVFVCPGTLQKVLEPTSTHESEHQSGAWCKDPLQAGDRIYVMPWIPYRTDTLTEYASWEDYVAARHTTTYRLPNRVDGTGFVVYDGAVFYNKERTRNIVKYDLRTRIKSGETVINTANYHDTSPYRWGGKTDIDLAVDENGLWVIYATEGNNGRLVVSQLNPYTLRFEGTWETGYDKRSASNAFMVCGVLYVLRSVYVDDDSEAAGNRVDYAFNTNANREEPVSLAFPNPYQFISSVDYNPRDNQLYVWNNYFVVRYSLEFGPPDPSAGEDDSLPGPATSPPLSTTTTARPTPLTSTASPAATTPLRRAPLTTHPVGAINQLGPDLPPATAPAPSTRRPPAPNLHVSPELFCEPREVRRVQWPATQQGMLVERPCPKGTRGIASFQCLPALGLWNPRGPDLSNCTSPWVNQVAQKIKSGENAANIASELARHTRGSIYAGDVSSSVKLMEQLLDILDAQLQALRPIERESAGKNYNKMHKRERTCKDYIKAVVETVDNLLRPEALESWKDMNATEQVHTATMLLDVLEEGAFLLADNVREPARFLAAKENVVLEVTVLNTEGQVQELVFPQEEYPRKNSIQLSAKTIKQNSRNGVVKVVFILYNNLGLFLSTENATVKLAGEAGPGGPGGASLVVNSQVIAASINKESSRVFLMDPVIFTVAHLEDKNHFNANCSFWNYSERSMLGYWSTQGCRLVESNKTHTTCACSHLTNFAVLMAHREIYQGRINELLLSVITWVGIVISLVCLAICISTFCFLRGLQTDRNTIHKNLCINLFLAELLFLVGIDKTQYEIACPIFAGLLHYFFLAAFSWLCLEGVHLYLLLVEVFESEYSRTKYYYLGGYCFPALVVGIAAAIDYRSYGTEKACWLRVDNYFIWSFIGPVSFVIVVNLVFLMVTLHKMIRSSSVLKPDSSRLDNIKSWALGAIALLFLLGLTWAFGLLFINKESVVMAYLFTTFNAFQGVFIFVFHCALQKKVHKEYSKCLRHSYCCIRSPPGGTHGSLKTSAMRSNTRYYTGTQSRIRRMWNDTVRKQTESSFMAGDINSTPTLNRGTMGNHLLTNPVLQPRGGTSPYNTLIAESVGFNPSSPPVFNSPGSYREPKHPLGGREACGMDTLPLNGNFNNSYSLRSGDFPPGDGGPEPPRGRNLADAAAFEKMIISELVHNNLRGSSSAAKGPPPPEPPVPPGPGGGGEEEAGGPGGADRAEIELLYKALEEPLLLPRAQSVLYQSDLDESESCTAEDGAASRPLSSPPGRDSLYASGANLRDSPSYPDSSPEGPSEALPPPPPAPPGPPEIYYTSRPPALVARNPLQGYYQVRRPSHEGYLAAPGLEGPGPDGDGQMQLVTSL from the exons CCCTACA TAGAAGTGGAGCAGAAAG TCTTCGTGTGCCCAGGGACCCTGCAGAAGGTGCTCGAGCCTACCTCGACACACGAGTCAGAGCACCAGTCTGGCGCGTGGTGCAAGGACCCACTGCAGGCTGGTGACCGCATCTACGTGATGCCCTGGATCCCCTACCGCACGGACACGCTGACTGAGTACGCCTCATGGGAGGACTATGTGGCCGCCCGCCACACCACCACCTATCGCCTGCCCAACCGTGTGGATGGCACAGGCTTCGTGGTCTATGACGGCGCCGTCTTCTACAACAAGGAGCGCACGCGCAACATCGTCAAATACGATCTGCGGACGCGCATCAAGAGCGGGGAGACAGTCATCAATACCGCCAACTACCATGACACCTCGCCCTACCGCTGGGGTGGCAAGACCGACATCGACCTGGCGGTAGACGAGAATGGGCTGTGGGTCATCTATGCGACCGAGGGCAACAATGGGCGGCTGGTGGTGAGCCAACTGAACCCCTACACGCTGCGCTTCGAGGGCACGTGGGAGACGGGTTACGACAAGCGCTCTGCGTCCAACGCCTTCATGGTGTGTGGGGTCCTCTACGTGCTGCGCTCCGTGTACGTGGACGACGACAGTGAGGCGGCCGGCAACCGGGTGGACTATGCCTTCAACACCAATGCCAACCGCGAGGAGCCTGTCAGCCTTGCCTTCCCCAACCCCTACCAGTTCATCTCCTCCGTTGACTACAACCCTCGAGACAACCAGCTGTATGTCTGGAACAACTATTTCGTGGTGCGCTATAGCCTGGAGTTCGGGCCACCCGACCCCAGTGCTGGTGAGGACGACTCACTTCCAG gcccagccaCTTCCCCGCCCCTCAGCACGACCACCACAGCCAGGCCCACGCCCCTCACCAGCACAGCCTCGCCTGCAGCCACCACCCCACTCCGCCGGGCGCCCCTCACCACGCACCCAGTGGGTGCCATCAACCAGCTGGGACCTGATCTGCCTCCAGCCACAGCTCCAGCACCCAGCACCCGGCGACCCCCAGCCCCGAATCTGCACGTGTCCCCTGAGCTCTTCTGCGAGCCCCGAGAGGTACGGCGGGTCCAGTGGCCGGCCACCCAGCAGGGTATGCTGGTGGAAAGGCCCTGCCCCAAGGGGACTCGAG GAATTGCCTCCTTCCAGTGTCTACCAGCCTTGGGGCTCTGGAACCCCCGGGGCCCTGACCTCAGCAACTGCACCTCCCCCTGGGTCAACCAGGTGGCCCAGAAG ATCAAGAGTGGAGAGAATGCGGCCAACATTGCCAGTGAGCTGGCCAGACACACCCGGGGCTCCATCTACGCAGGGGACGTCTCCTCCTCCGTGAAGCTGATGGAGCAGCTGCTGGACATACTGGACGCCCAGCTGCAGGCCCTTCGGCCCATCGAGCGCGAGTCAGCTGGCAAGAACTACAacaag ATGCACAAGCGAGAGAGAACTTGCAAGGATTATATCAAG GCCGTGGTGGAGACAGTGGACAATCTGCTCCGGCCAGAAGCTCTGGAGTCCTGGAAGGACATGAATGCAACAGAGCAGGTGCACACAGCCACCATGCTCCTGGATGTCCTGGAGGAGGGTGCTTTTCTACTGGCTGACAACGTCAGGGAGCCTGCCCGCTTTCTGGCTGCCAAGGAGAACGTGG TCCTGGAGGTCACAGTCCTGAACACAGAGGGCCAGGTGCAGGAGCTGGTGTTCCCCCAGGAGGAGTACCCGAGAAAGAACTCCATCCAGCTGTCTGCCAAAACCATCAAGCAGAACAGCCGCAATG GGGTGGTCAAAGTTGTCTTCATCCTCTATAACAACCTGGGTCTCTTCCTGTCCACGGAGAATGCTACGGTGAAGCTGGCTGGGGAAGCAGGCCCGGGTGGCCCCGGGGGTGCCTCTCTGGTGGTGAACTCACAGGTCATCGCAGCTTCCATCAACAAGGAGTCCAGCCGCGTATTCCTCATGGACCCTGTCATCTTCACCGTGGCCCACCTGGAG GACAAGAACCACTTCAATGCTAACTGCTCCTTCTGGAACTACTCGGAGCGTTCCATGCTGGGCTACTGGTCGACCCAGGGCTGCCGCCTGGTGGAGTCCAACAAGACCCATACCACGTGTGCCTGCAGCCACCTCACCAACTTCGCCGTGCTCATGGCTCACCGTGAGATC TACCAGGGCCGCATCAACGAGCTGCTGCTGTCAGTCATCACCTGGGTGGGCATCGTGATCTCCCTGGTCTGCCTGGCCATCTGCATTTCTACCTTCTGCTTCCTGCGGGGGCTGCAGACCGACCGCAATACCATCCACAAGAACCTGTGCATCAACCTCTTCCTGGCTGAGCTACTCTTCCTGGTTGGGATTGATAAGACTCAGTATGAG ATCGCCTGCCCCATCTTCGCCGGCCTGCTGCACTACTTCTTCCTGGCTGCCTTCTCCTGGCTGTGCCTGGAGGGTGTGCACCTCTACCTGCTGCTGGTGGAGGTGTTTGAGAGCGAGTATTCCCGCACCAAGTACTACTACCTGGGCGGCTACTGCTTCCCAGCCCTGGTGGTGGGCATCGCGGCTGCCATTGACTACCGCAGCTATGGCACCGAGAAGGC CTGCTGGCTCCGAGTGGACAATTACTTCATCTGGAGTTTCATTGGGCCTGTCTCCTTCGTTATTGTG GTCAACCTGGTGTTCCTCATGGTGACCCTGCACAAGATGATCCGAAGCTCATCTGTGCTGAAGCCTGACTCCAGCCGCCTGGACAACATTAA ATCCTGGGCGCTGGGGGCCATCGCGCTGCTATTCCTGCTGGGTCTCACCTGGGCTTTCGGCCTCCTCTTTATCAATAAGGAGTCGGTGGTCATGGCCTATCTCTTCACCACCTTCAACGCCTTCCAAGGGGTCTTCATCTTCGTCTTTCACTGCGCCTTACAGAAGAAG GTGCACAAGGAGTACAGCAAGTGCCTGCGTCACTCCTACTGCTGCATCCGCTCCCCACCCGGGGGCACTCATGGGTCCCTCAAGACCTCAGCCATGCGAAGCAACACCCGCTACTACACAGGGACCCAG AGCCGAATTCGGAGGATGTGGAACGACACTGTGAGGAAACAGACAGAGTCCTCCTTCATGGCGGGTGACATCAACAGCACCCCCACCCTGAACCGAG GTACCATGGGGAACCACCTGCTGACCAACCCTGTGCTGCAGCCCCGTGGGGGCACCAGCCCCTACAACACCCTCATCGCCGAGTCGGTGGGCTTCAATCCCTCCTCGCCCCCTGTCTTCAACTCCCCAG GGAGCTACCGGGAACCCA AGcaccctttgggaggccgggaaGCCTGTGGCATGGACACCCTGCCCCTGAACGGCAACTTCAACAACAGTTACTCCTTGCGAAGCGGGGATTTCCCTCCTGGGGATGGGGGCCCCGAGCCGCCCCGAGGCCGGAACCTGGCCGACGCCGCGGCCTTCGAGAAGATGATCATCTCAGAGCTGGTGCACAACAACCTGCGGGGGAGCAGCAGTGCGGCCAAGGGCCCTCCACCACCTGAGCCCCCTGTGCCGCCTGGACCAGGGGGCGGAGGCGAGGAAGAGGCAGGCGGGCCCGGGGGTGCTGACCGGGCAGAGATTGAACTTCTCTATAAGGCCCTGGAGGAGCCTCTGCTGCTGCCCCGGGCCCAGTCGGTGCTGTACCAGAGTGATCTGGACGAGTCGGAGAGCTGCACGGCTGAGGACGGCGCTGCCAGCcggcccctctcctcccctccggGCCGGGACTCCCTCTATGCCAGCGGGGCCAACTTGCGGGACTCACCCTCCTACCCGGACAGCAGCCCCGAGGGGCCCAGTgaggccctgcccccaccccctcccgcACCCCCTGGCCCCCCTGAAATCTACTACACCTCGCGCCCGCCAGCCCTGGTGGCCCGGAATCCCTTGCAGGGCTATTACCAGGTACGGCGGCCTAGCCACGAGGGCTACCTGGCAGCCCCAGGCCTTGAGGGGCCAGGGCCCGATGGGGATGGGCAGATGCAGCTGGTCACCAGTCTCTGA